From a single Leifsonia poae genomic region:
- a CDS encoding alpha-amylase family glycosyl hydrolase, with protein MATPVRPLHATAHRRRGGLGAAERRIRYATEQGLGQAFNFDLLKATWDAAQFRRIVEENLDLSAQSGSSSTWVFSNHDMVRHATRFGLPPQTARATRGSSPMAWNRGRTATWACAALTPPPCWRWRCPAVCTCTKVRSSVCRRSPTSPATTARIPRSSAPEVQEIGRDGCRVPLPWTADGPSFGFGAGGAHLPQPAWFAEFAVDTQSGRSGSVLSLYQDALAGRRMLQTDERLEWLDIAPDVVAFRRPNAGRPRPTSALTPSHSRQSASTCSATVRPHRRSRASRTRHHRLVPAWLRRHSS; from the coding sequence GTGGCGACGCCTGTTCGACCGCTACACGCCACCGCTCACCGCCGTCGCGGAGGCCTGGGTGCCGCGGAGCGGCGGATCCGCTACGCCACCGAGCAGGGCCTCGGACAGGCATTCAACTTCGACCTCCTCAAGGCCACCTGGGACGCCGCGCAGTTCCGGCGCATCGTGGAGGAGAACCTCGATCTCTCGGCGCAGAGCGGGAGCTCCAGCACGTGGGTGTTCTCCAACCACGACATGGTCAGACACGCCACCCGGTTCGGCCTCCCTCCACAGACAGCGAGGGCCACGCGTGGCTCCTCTCCCATGGCGTGGAACCGCGGGAGGACCGCGACCTGGGCCTGCGCCGCGCTAACGCCGCCACCCTGCTGGCGATGGCGCTGCCCGGCAGTGTGTACCTGTACCAAGGTGAGGAGCTCGGTCTGCCGGAGGTCGCCGACATCCCCGGCGACGACCGCCAGGATCCCACGTTCTTCCGCACCGGAGGTTCAGGAAATCGGCCGGGACGGCTGCCGCGTGCCGCTCCCGTGGACGGCAGACGGGCCTTCCTTCGGCTTCGGCGCGGGTGGTGCGCACCTGCCGCAGCCGGCCTGGTTCGCCGAGTTCGCGGTCGATACCCAGAGCGGACGCTCGGGTTCGGTGCTGTCCCTCTACCAGGACGCGCTCGCCGGTCGGCGAATGCTGCAGACTGACGAGCGTCTGGAGTGGCTCGACATCGCGCCGGATGTCGTGGCGTTCCGCCGGCCGAACGCTGGACGTCCGCGACCAACTTCGGCTCTCACTCCGTCACACTCGAGGCAGAGCGCGTCTACCTGTTCAGCGACGGTCCGTCCCCACCGACGGTCCCGTGCGTCTCGAACCCGACACCACCGTCTGGTACCAGCATGGCTGAGACGTCATTCATC
- a CDS encoding alpha-amylase family glycosyl hydrolase: MVTESVLNATRVESPDRWWRQAAVYQVYPRSFADGNGDGVGDFLGLISRIDYLRDLGIDAVWLSPFYPSELADGGYDVADYRDVDPRIGTLADFDALVARLHDVDIKVIVDIVPNHSSDQHAWFQEALRSVPGSAARDRYIFRDGRGPDGSEPPSDWTSIFGGPAWTACRMGSGICTCSLASSPTGTGRIPRCDRTF, translated from the coding sequence ATGGTGACCGAAAGCGTTCTGAACGCCACCCGTGTGGAATCTCCCGACCGGTGGTGGCGGCAGGCAGCCGTGTATCAGGTGTATCCGCGCAGCTTCGCGGACGGTAACGGCGACGGAGTAGGCGACTTCCTTGGGCTGATCTCCCGCATCGACTACCTGCGCGATCTCGGCATCGACGCAGTCTGGCTGAGCCCGTTCTACCCGTCCGAGCTCGCGGACGGCGGCTACGACGTCGCGGATTATCGCGACGTCGACCCGCGCATCGGTACGCTTGCGGACTTCGACGCGCTGGTCGCCCGCCTCCATGACGTCGACATCAAGGTGATTGTCGACATCGTGCCGAACCACAGCTCCGATCAGCACGCTTGGTTTCAGGAAGCCCTGCGCAGCGTACCCGGTTCCGCCGCCCGCGACCGCTACATCTTCCGCGACGGGCGCGGCCCGGACGGCTCAGAGCCACCGTCGGACTGGACGTCGATCTTCGGAGGGCCGGCCTGGACCGCGTGCCGGATGGGCAGTGGTATCTGCACCTGTTCGCTCGCGAGCAGCCCGACTGGAACTGGTCGAATCCCGAGGTGCGACAGGACTTTCTGA